A single window of Inmirania thermothiophila DNA harbors:
- the lpxL gene encoding LpxL/LpxP family Kdo(2)-lipid IV(A) lauroyl/palmitoleoyl acyltransferase: MATAAGTLRQRLAPRLWPAWLVLGGLRAAALLPYRAQLGLGTALGWLLPRLSPRHRRIVEINLGLCFPEMDAAARERLARAHFRALGIGVFEVAMSWWGREGMLRPLVRVQGIEHLDRALEEGRGVILLSAHFTTLEIGGRLLSLIRPFSVTYRRDRHPVFGEAMQRYRERLYEHAIQRNDVRAMIRRLREGRVVWYAPDQDFRGKGAVFAPFFGVPASTNTATARFARLSGAAVVPFFARRLPRARGYELTFLPPLEGFPSGDAERDATAVNAVFERMIRTAPEQYTWVHKRFKHRPPGEPGVYP, translated from the coding sequence ATGGCCACCGCTGCAGGCACGCTCAGGCAACGGCTTGCCCCCCGCCTCTGGCCGGCATGGCTCGTCCTCGGGGGGCTGCGCGCCGCGGCCCTCCTGCCCTACCGCGCGCAGCTCGGCCTCGGCACCGCCCTCGGCTGGCTGCTGCCGCGCCTCTCGCCGCGCCACCGGCGCATCGTCGAGATCAACCTCGGCCTGTGCTTCCCCGAGATGGACGCGGCCGCGCGCGAGCGCCTCGCCCGCGCCCACTTCCGCGCCCTCGGCATCGGCGTCTTCGAGGTGGCCATGAGCTGGTGGGGGCGGGAGGGGATGCTGCGCCCGCTGGTGCGGGTGCAGGGGATCGAGCACCTGGACCGCGCCCTCGAGGAGGGCCGCGGCGTGATCCTGCTGAGCGCCCACTTCACGACGCTGGAGATCGGGGGGCGGCTGCTCTCGCTGATCCGCCCCTTCAGCGTCACCTACCGCCGCGACCGCCATCCGGTCTTCGGCGAGGCCATGCAGCGCTACCGCGAGCGGCTCTACGAGCACGCGATCCAGCGCAACGACGTGCGCGCCATGATCCGCCGCCTCCGCGAGGGGCGCGTCGTCTGGTACGCCCCCGATCAGGACTTCCGCGGCAAGGGGGCGGTCTTCGCCCCCTTCTTCGGCGTGCCCGCCTCCACCAACACCGCCACCGCGCGCTTCGCGCGCCTCTCGGGGGCCGCGGTGGTGCCCTTCTTCGCCCGCCGCCTGCCCCGCGCGCGCGGCTACGAGCTCACCTTCCTGCCGCCGCTCGAGGGCTTCCCGAGCGGCGACGCCGAGCGCGACGCCACCGCCGTCAACGCCGTCTTCGAGCGCATGATCCGCACCGCCCCCG